From Bacillus basilensis, a single genomic window includes:
- a CDS encoding ABC transporter ATP-binding protein — protein MTSLLKLDKVSKVYGEGNTEVTALHPISLDVKAGEFIGIVGPSGSGKSTLLSIAGALLSPSKGDIYIREQNITQLSEKEMTDIRLKKIGFIFQFANLVPYLNVKEQLLYIAKLKKESKQESEKRADHLLTAFGLGERKNHYPNQLSGGEKQRVAIARAFMNNPDLILADEPTASLDSKRAREVVEMMKREVKESQKAAIMITHDERMLDVCDRILTLRDGQLI, from the coding sequence ATGACTTCATTATTAAAATTAGACAAAGTAAGTAAAGTGTACGGAGAAGGGAATACAGAAGTAACAGCCCTTCATCCGATATCGCTTGATGTGAAAGCCGGAGAATTTATCGGAATCGTCGGTCCTTCTGGATCAGGGAAAAGTACGTTATTATCAATCGCGGGTGCTTTATTATCGCCGTCAAAAGGGGATATTTACATTCGTGAGCAAAATATTACACAGTTATCGGAAAAGGAAATGACAGACATTCGTTTGAAAAAAATCGGCTTCATTTTCCAGTTCGCAAATCTTGTTCCATATTTAAATGTGAAGGAACAATTGCTTTACATTGCTAAGCTGAAAAAAGAAAGTAAACAAGAATCAGAAAAGCGTGCGGATCATTTATTAACGGCATTTGGATTAGGAGAAAGAAAAAATCATTATCCAAATCAACTATCTGGTGGGGAAAAACAAAGGGTAGCAATCGCTCGTGCATTCATGAACAATCCAGATTTAATATTAGCAGATGAACCAACTGCAAGCTTAGACTCAAAACGCGCACGTGAAGTTGTTGAAATGATGAAACGCGAAGTGAAAGAGAGCCAAAAAGCAGCCATTATGATTACACATGATGAAAGAATGCTTGATGTATGTGATCGTATATTGACGCTTAGAGATGGACAGTTAATATAA
- a CDS encoding ABC transporter permease: MFLALRELKQSKLRYGLIGLIMVLLSFLVLVISGLANGLSYDNASSIQNMEANKFVLADDAENKLLRSQIKKDDVDNVVNQVGEKEAVPFRVKVSTYEKKDSSKKVDIAIFSSERDTFLEPNIVKGEKLSTANNEMVADESIKEKGIDIGDTIIDPVSKKEFTIVGFTKDQMFSHTPVVYVNEDVWGAISQPNQKDYSAIALNTDKEIKNAHVIDKKEVLQSIPGFKEEQGTLTMIIAFLLVIAALLIGVFFYVITLQKTQQLGVLKAIGTKNSYLANSLVVQALFLSVVAMVISIVLVQGLETILPAGMPFLLTTPMIAQYAAIFIVISILGTLISLYQVLKVDALEAIGGGM, from the coding sequence ATGTTTTTAGCTCTGCGTGAATTGAAACAATCAAAATTAAGATACGGATTAATCGGACTTATCATGGTTTTATTATCATTTTTAGTCCTCGTTATTTCAGGATTAGCAAATGGATTATCATATGATAATGCGTCATCGATTCAAAATATGGAGGCAAATAAGTTCGTTTTAGCAGATGATGCGGAAAATAAATTACTCCGTTCACAAATTAAGAAAGACGATGTAGATAACGTAGTCAATCAAGTAGGCGAGAAAGAGGCAGTTCCGTTTCGTGTGAAAGTTTCAACGTACGAAAAGAAAGATAGTTCGAAAAAGGTTGATATTGCTATTTTCTCGAGTGAACGCGATACATTTTTAGAACCGAACATTGTAAAAGGTGAGAAATTAAGTACAGCCAATAATGAAATGGTTGCTGACGAATCAATTAAAGAAAAAGGAATCGATATTGGAGATACAATTATTGATCCTGTTTCAAAAAAAGAATTTACAATCGTTGGATTTACGAAAGACCAAATGTTTAGCCATACACCAGTCGTATATGTAAATGAAGATGTATGGGGGGCTATCTCACAACCAAACCAAAAAGATTATAGTGCAATTGCGCTTAATACAGATAAAGAGATTAAAAATGCTCATGTTATTGATAAAAAAGAAGTACTACAAAGTATTCCAGGGTTTAAAGAAGAGCAAGGAACATTAACGATGATCATTGCGTTCTTACTTGTAATCGCTGCGTTATTAATCGGTGTATTTTTCTACGTTATTACACTACAAAAAACACAGCAATTAGGCGTATTAAAAGCAATCGGTACAAAGAACTCTTATTTAGCAAATAGCTTAGTCGTACAGGCGTTATTTTTATCAGTCGTTGCGATGGTAATTAGTATTGTTCTTGTACAAGGGTTAGAAACAATTTTACCAGCAGGTATGCCGTTCTTATTAACAACACCGATGATTGCACAATATGCAGCAATCTTTATCGTCATTAGTATTTTAGGAACACTTATTTCGTTATACCAAGTATTAAAAGTTGATGCATTAGAAGCAATTGGAGGCGGGATGTAA
- a CDS encoding winged helix-turn-helix domain-containing protein has protein sequence MKPMFTLTTYSQLKAMSDPLRVEMMMRLCERPYTGQLLSEKFGISRAKIHYHLKELEKNGFIEIVYTEEKNGIVQKFYQSVARGFTPAAELLPHLEILSESGRQIFLQMAETTKNHILAAPEEAFILRKESEDPAEWNYVSSCWEFDATPEQFQVWVKKFYELMAELNEIAKDADKDPNSKSYYISTTALQIDERAMQRFVKKEEKS, from the coding sequence TTGAAGCCCATGTTCACACTAACTACTTATAGCCAACTAAAAGCAATGAGCGATCCACTACGTGTCGAAATGATGATGCGTCTATGCGAACGTCCTTATACAGGACAACTACTATCTGAGAAATTCGGCATTTCAAGGGCGAAAATTCATTATCATTTAAAAGAATTAGAGAAAAATGGTTTTATAGAAATCGTATATACAGAAGAAAAAAATGGCATCGTTCAAAAGTTTTATCAATCTGTCGCTAGAGGCTTTACCCCTGCTGCAGAACTATTACCTCATCTAGAAATATTAAGTGAATCAGGTCGCCAAATCTTTTTACAAATGGCAGAAACAACGAAAAACCATATTCTCGCTGCTCCTGAAGAAGCTTTTATATTAAGAAAAGAAAGCGAAGACCCGGCTGAGTGGAATTACGTTTCATCCTGCTGGGAGTTTGATGCTACGCCAGAACAATTTCAAGTGTGGGTGAAAAAGTTTTATGAATTGATGGCTGAATTAAATGAGATCGCAAAAGACGCGGATAAAGATCCGAATAGTAAATCTTATTACATTTCTACTACTGCACTACAAATCGACGAACGAGCAATGCAGCGCTTTGTGAAAAAAGAAGAAAAATCGTAA
- a CDS encoding MFS transporter, translating into MDILKNRNFLLLFLGRIFTNIGDSLYYVAAMWLVYKMSGSPFYSGLAGFLTLLPSALQFLTGPFVDRWSIKNTLVITQVLQCILILIIPITHYFDLLTVQLLLIIMPIVAFIEQFAYPAQSKALPLLLHKTQLLKGNSLFSFAYQGIDLICTTLSGILVALLGAITLYVVDSLTFAITALLFFSLKMPTQTETGTSLSTKQYFSDLKEGFSIVFRSLMGVFLIGSVVANFSIGMTMAILPSFADSLGGVKSYGFFLAAISAGSLIGALFSSWVGKRNVGHVSIISFAAGAFFWFLSTIVPFQWLSIFLFGLAWIPIGATNILFATISQIVIPNQYIGRINSVMRSMGTIAMPFGSLIGGYTANVFSSQLIFALASIGILFISLVWLLHPKLRSLPKADEITADTFGVRFKEERGKGAAL; encoded by the coding sequence ATGGACATATTGAAAAACCGGAATTTCCTCTTATTGTTTTTAGGGAGAATTTTTACAAACATAGGGGATAGCTTGTATTATGTAGCAGCGATGTGGCTCGTCTATAAAATGAGTGGCAGTCCTTTTTATTCTGGATTAGCTGGTTTCCTTACGTTATTACCTTCTGCATTACAATTTCTTACCGGTCCATTCGTTGATAGATGGTCAATCAAAAACACCCTCGTCATCACACAAGTTTTGCAATGCATTCTTATTTTAATCATTCCTATTACACACTACTTCGACCTATTAACAGTCCAACTACTACTCATCATTATGCCAATCGTAGCCTTTATCGAACAATTCGCCTATCCCGCACAATCGAAAGCTTTACCACTTCTACTGCATAAAACACAATTATTAAAAGGAAACTCTCTCTTTTCATTTGCGTATCAAGGTATTGATTTAATTTGTACGACTCTTTCTGGAATATTAGTAGCACTACTTGGTGCCATTACTTTATATGTGGTCGACTCCTTAACATTCGCGATTACTGCCCTTTTGTTCTTTTCATTAAAAATGCCAACGCAAACCGAAACGGGCACATCACTTTCAACTAAACAATATTTCTCTGATTTAAAAGAAGGTTTTTCGATCGTCTTTCGTTCATTAATGGGCGTATTCTTAATCGGTTCAGTTGTTGCCAATTTTTCAATTGGTATGACGATGGCGATACTCCCTTCTTTCGCTGATTCTTTAGGAGGCGTGAAATCATATGGCTTCTTTTTAGCAGCTATATCCGCCGGCAGTTTAATTGGAGCACTATTCAGTTCATGGGTTGGCAAACGTAATGTTGGCCACGTCTCCATTATTAGCTTTGCGGCTGGCGCTTTCTTTTGGTTTCTCTCTACGATTGTACCGTTTCAATGGCTATCTATTTTCTTATTCGGCCTAGCTTGGATTCCAATTGGTGCGACCAACATATTATTTGCGACAATTAGCCAAATTGTAATTCCAAATCAATATATTGGACGGATCAATTCAGTCATGCGAAGTATGGGCACAATTGCTATGCCGTTCGGTTCTTTAATTGGCGGATACACCGCAAATGTATTTAGTAGCCAACTCATTTTCGCGCTCGCTAGCATCGGGATTTTATTCATTTCTCTCGTATGGCTACTTCATCCGAAATTACGTTCATTGCCGAAAGCTGATGAAATTACAGCGGATACTTTTGGAGTTCGGTTTAAGGAAGAGCGCGGGAAAGGTGCGGCTTTATAG
- a CDS encoding cell wall metabolism sensor histidine kinase WalK, with translation MKSLYSRFVFMTVGIMILSSIIGFLLTNVYYQVKLKPYNSEKILKYAEEVKSLYEKQSEENQEAYLQSIAKLGYEIYIVDDQKNGKRIGNAFRKTTISDDTVRKVLNGETFNGVSTYPTRLFITGFFDNELINSVGVPVQHGDKQYALFIRPDIQNQFGEMRIFLAVLLGFIVLLSIIFIAIAAGYIVRPIRKFTNATQKIASGEYEIELDVKRKDEIGTLSTSFQKMTKSIKELDEMRQEFVSNVSHEFQSPLSSIQGFSKTLQTEKMSVEERNHYLQIIEGESKRMSSLCKQLLTLASLDKEEKVLQIREFNLQKQIKDVIFMLEWKWREKDIAVEFDVPDITIQGDENLLHQVWSNIFTNSIKFSNDAGMIEFFVEELESSVIISISDNGIGMEKEEMDRIFDRFYKVDTARARNVEGSGLGLSIVQKIVELHNGNVSVYSTKGEGTTVRVELPK, from the coding sequence ATGAAATCACTATATTCTAGATTTGTATTTATGACAGTCGGTATTATGATTCTTAGTAGTATTATCGGCTTTTTATTAACGAACGTATATTATCAGGTGAAGTTAAAACCATACAATAGTGAAAAGATTTTAAAGTATGCTGAAGAAGTTAAATCGTTATATGAAAAGCAAAGCGAAGAAAATCAAGAGGCGTACTTACAATCTATTGCGAAGTTAGGGTATGAAATTTATATTGTCGATGATCAAAAGAATGGAAAGCGTATCGGCAATGCGTTTCGTAAGACGACGATAAGTGATGATACCGTCCGTAAAGTGTTGAATGGCGAAACGTTTAATGGTGTTTCCACATATCCGACTCGCCTATTTATTACTGGTTTTTTCGATAATGAATTAATAAATAGTGTCGGTGTACCAGTGCAACACGGTGATAAACAGTACGCTTTATTTATTCGTCCCGACATTCAGAACCAATTTGGCGAGATGAGAATTTTCTTAGCGGTATTACTTGGGTTTATCGTACTATTAAGTATTATTTTTATAGCGATTGCAGCAGGGTATATCGTTCGTCCAATTCGTAAATTTACGAACGCTACGCAAAAAATTGCGAGTGGGGAATATGAAATTGAATTAGACGTAAAACGAAAAGATGAGATTGGTACGTTATCTACAAGCTTCCAAAAGATGACAAAAAGTATTAAAGAACTAGATGAAATGAGACAAGAATTCGTTTCGAACGTTTCACATGAATTCCAGTCACCGCTTTCTTCCATACAAGGTTTTTCGAAGACGTTGCAAACAGAAAAGATGAGCGTGGAAGAAAGAAACCATTACTTACAAATTATTGAGGGCGAAAGTAAGCGAATGTCTAGTTTATGTAAACAGTTACTTACGCTTGCTTCATTAGATAAAGAGGAAAAGGTTCTACAAATAAGAGAGTTCAATCTACAGAAGCAAATTAAAGACGTCATTTTTATGCTCGAATGGAAATGGCGTGAGAAAGATATCGCCGTTGAATTTGATGTACCGGACATTACAATACAAGGTGATGAAAACTTACTTCATCAAGTATGGAGTAATATTTTCACGAATAGTATTAAGTTTTCAAACGATGCTGGGATGATTGAGTTTTTCGTCGAAGAGTTAGAGTCTAGTGTCATTATCTCTATATCTGATAACGGAATCGGTATGGAAAAAGAAGAAATGGATCGTATTTTTGACCGTTTTTACAAAGTAGATACAGCAAGGGCAAGAAACGTAGAAGGTAGTGGTTTAGGATTATCGATCGTGCAGAAGATTGTTGAACTGCATAACGGAAATGTTTCAGTATATAGCACAAAAGGGGAAGGGACGACTGTTCGGGTGGAACTTCCGAAATAG
- a CDS encoding response regulator transcription factor: MKMIHILLADDDKHIRELLHYHLQKEGFKVFEAEDGKVAQEVLEKENIHLAIVDIMMPFVDGYTLCEEIRKYHDIPVILLTAKDQLVDKEKGFISGTDDYIVKPFEPAEVIFRMKALLRRYQMLSADMITLHGTTIDRKGVEVKCNGQTILLPLKEFELLSQLASYPGRTFSREELIELVWGMDFEGDERTVDVHVKRLRDRFSKRTDDFQITTVRGLGYKLELK, translated from the coding sequence ATGAAGATGATACATATTTTATTAGCTGATGATGATAAGCATATTAGAGAGTTGCTACATTACCATTTACAAAAAGAGGGGTTTAAAGTTTTTGAGGCTGAAGATGGAAAGGTAGCTCAAGAAGTATTAGAGAAGGAAAATATTCATCTTGCGATCGTAGACATAATGATGCCTTTTGTTGATGGCTATACGTTATGTGAAGAAATACGGAAGTATCATGATATTCCTGTTATTTTATTAACGGCGAAAGATCAGTTAGTGGATAAAGAAAAAGGATTCATTTCTGGTACGGACGATTATATTGTAAAACCATTTGAACCGGCTGAAGTAATTTTTCGTATGAAAGCTTTATTACGTCGTTATCAAATGCTGAGTGCTGACATGATTACACTCCATGGAACGACAATTGATCGTAAAGGTGTTGAAGTGAAGTGTAACGGTCAGACGATTTTGCTTCCATTAAAGGAATTTGAGTTATTATCACAACTTGCTAGCTATCCTGGAAGAACATTTTCAAGAGAAGAATTAATTGAGCTGGTGTGGGGAATGGATTTTGAAGGGGATGAACGAACAGTTGACGTTCATGTGAAGCGACTAAGAGATCGTTTCTCAAAACGAACGGATGATTTTCAAATTACGACAGTGCGCGGACTCGGTTATAAGTTGGAGCTGAAATAA
- a CDS encoding YitT family protein yields MKKRTTDIIFIIIGAFLFALGVNLFVIPNEFGEGGVTGITIITYYLFEWSPGLVNLILNAILLIAGYKFLNKITTIYTIIAVVTNSLFLHLTEGWTIASDEMLVNAIFGGIFIGCGIGLIIRVGGTTAGTTILARMTHKYLGWSISYGLLFFDLIVAFSSYFIIGAEKLMLTIIMLYVGTKVMEFVIEGLNPKKAITIISDNPDEIAGKVTTLMGRGVTVYSGHGYYTKTPKDILYVVINKQEVVKLKRIVQTTDPAAFIAIHDVRDVFGEGFVDISKA; encoded by the coding sequence ATGAAAAAAAGAACGACAGACATTATTTTTATTATTATTGGTGCATTCCTTTTTGCTTTAGGTGTCAATTTGTTTGTTATCCCGAATGAGTTCGGTGAAGGCGGGGTAACAGGTATCACGATTATTACTTACTACTTATTTGAGTGGTCACCAGGTTTAGTCAACTTAATATTAAATGCGATTTTGTTAATAGCTGGTTATAAATTTTTAAATAAGATTACAACAATTTATACGATTATCGCTGTAGTTACAAACTCGCTATTTCTTCATTTAACAGAAGGATGGACGATTGCTTCTGATGAAATGCTCGTAAATGCCATTTTCGGTGGAATATTTATCGGGTGCGGGATTGGTCTCATCATTCGCGTTGGTGGTACGACAGCAGGTACTACCATCTTAGCGAGGATGACACATAAATACTTAGGCTGGAGCATTAGTTATGGTCTACTGTTCTTCGATCTAATCGTTGCGTTTTCATCTTATTTCATCATTGGTGCAGAAAAACTGATGCTGACAATTATTATGTTATATGTAGGAACGAAAGTGATGGAATTTGTAATTGAAGGGTTAAATCCGAAAAAGGCCATTACGATTATTTCTGATAATCCGGATGAAATTGCCGGGAAGGTGACAACCTTAATGGGCAGAGGGGTTACCGTGTATTCAGGTCATGGCTATTACACGAAAACGCCGAAGGACATTCTTTATGTTGTTATTAATAAGCAAGAAGTAGTGAAGCTAAAGAGGATTGTTCAAACTACGGATCCGGCTGCGTTCATCGCTATACACGATGTTCGTGATGTGTTCGGAGAAGGGTTTGTTGATATTTCGAAGGCTTAA
- a CDS encoding 2TM domain-containing protein, whose translation MERDENYLRAKKRVENLKAFYIHLAVYILVNLMLFFINISSDSSKLWFLYPLAGWGIGIVIHGLTTFPFGIFGKEWEERKIKEYMEKDK comes from the coding sequence ATGGAGCGAGATGAGAATTATTTAAGAGCTAAAAAAAGAGTGGAGAATTTAAAAGCGTTTTATATTCATTTAGCGGTATATATACTAGTTAACTTAATGCTTTTTTTTATAAATATAAGCTCTGATTCAAGTAAATTATGGTTTTTATATCCACTTGCAGGTTGGGGGATCGGTATCGTTATACATGGTTTGACAACTTTTCCATTTGGGATATTCGGAAAAGAGTGGGAAGAACGAAAGATTAAAGAATATATGGAGAAAGATAAGTGA
- a CDS encoding S66 peptidase family protein, giving the protein MLIKPKRLQAGDIVATVSPSWGGAGDSEIKWRYEQGVKRLEEVFGLTVIPMPNSLKGSEYLYNNPEARAEDLMTAFKDTRVKAIIANIGGEDSIRLLPYIDFNVIRENPKIFMGYSDVTISHLFCHKAGLSSLYGPAILTDFAENVEMDPYTVEMINRTLFSTETIGEIQSAHEWTSERLEWIEINKDTRRTMQQNNGYEVLQGSTTVQGRLIGGCIEVLEFAKGTALWPEKKHWEDSILFFETSEDHPEPSYIKYWLRNYAAQGILQKAKGIIFGKPKDEQYYEEYKHEILQVMKEHHLEDLPILYNLNFGHTEPKFILPYGTMAEIDCENRSFSILESGVE; this is encoded by the coding sequence ATGTTAATAAAACCAAAGAGGTTACAAGCAGGAGATATTGTGGCGACAGTAAGTCCTTCATGGGGCGGTGCAGGTGATTCTGAAATAAAATGGCGATATGAGCAAGGAGTAAAAAGATTAGAGGAAGTTTTTGGTCTTACGGTTATTCCCATGCCAAATAGTTTAAAAGGTAGTGAATACCTTTATAACAATCCAGAGGCCCGTGCGGAAGATTTAATGACAGCATTTAAAGATACGCGCGTGAAAGCAATTATTGCGAATATTGGCGGTGAAGATAGCATTCGCCTACTTCCCTATATAGATTTTAATGTAATACGTGAAAACCCGAAAATTTTTATGGGATACTCTGACGTTACTATTTCACATTTATTTTGTCATAAAGCAGGTCTTTCCTCTTTATACGGTCCGGCAATTTTGACCGACTTTGCCGAAAATGTAGAGATGGATCCATATACAGTTGAAATGATAAATCGAACTCTCTTTTCAACTGAAACGATTGGCGAGATTCAATCAGCTCATGAATGGACGAGTGAGCGTTTAGAATGGATAGAAATAAATAAGGATACAAGGCGTACGATGCAGCAAAACAATGGATATGAGGTACTTCAAGGCTCTACCACTGTACAAGGGCGTTTAATTGGTGGGTGTATAGAAGTATTGGAATTTGCAAAAGGAACGGCGCTTTGGCCTGAGAAAAAACATTGGGAGGATAGTATTCTCTTCTTTGAAACTTCTGAAGATCATCCAGAACCAAGTTATATAAAGTATTGGTTACGAAATTATGCAGCTCAAGGCATTCTGCAAAAGGCAAAAGGTATCATCTTCGGTAAACCGAAAGATGAACAATATTATGAAGAATATAAACATGAAATACTGCAGGTTATGAAGGAACATCATTTAGAAGATTTGCCAATTCTTTATAATTTAAATTTTGGCCATACTGAACCGAAGTTTATTTTACCTTACGGTACGATGGCAGAAATTGATTGTGAAAATAGATCTTTCTCTATTTTAGAGAGTGGTGTGGAATAA
- a CDS encoding nucleoside-diphosphate sugar epimerase, with protein MRDIGEVAAKVLTEAGDEFQSYDLTGSKALTYYEVAEIISKEMNEQPITILVYGKLEKDDSKRTQT; from the coding sequence GTGCGAGATATAGGAGAAGTAGCTGCAAAAGTATTAACAGAAGCTGGTGACGAATTCCAATCATACGATTTAACAGGGAGTAAAGCATTGACATATTATGAAGTTGCTGAAATTATTTCAAAGGAAATGAACGAACAACCTATAACAATCCTGGTATATGGAAAATTAGAAAAAGATGATTCAAAAAGGACTCAAACCTGA
- a CDS encoding NmrA family NAD(P)-binding protein, with protein sequence MVDVTKEVGVQHIVFLSLLGVEKNIVPHVKIEEIIKDLGISYTFLRPSFFMQNLLLQHGEELRNEKKLR encoded by the coding sequence TTGGTTGATGTTACGAAAGAAGTTGGTGTTCAACATATTGTGTTTCTATCGTTACTAGGTGTGGAAAAAAACATAGTACCTCATGTGAAAATAGAAGAAATAATAAAAGATTTAGGAATCTCTTATACATTTTTAAGGCCGAGCTTTTTTATGCAAAACTTATTATTACAACATGGTGAAGAGTTAAGAAATGAAAAAAAATTGAGGTAA
- a CDS encoding DUF4879 domain-containing protein, whose amino-acid sequence MFKKAALGISSLAITAFVGLGMAPEASAGPAAPLTSLNVVQVESEQGGVETINPNSFSTTRDHGGKYVYITTKEMGYGQNPFAKMNGFNVKSIGSTIIGGKPIVGWYYKWDASGHQQGTFEYQKTSINAPFNTMRTSIYIK is encoded by the coding sequence ATGTTTAAAAAAGCAGCACTTGGTATTTCATCGTTAGCAATAACTGCGTTTGTCGGATTAGGAATGGCACCAGAAGCTTCTGCTGGACCTGCAGCACCACTTACTTCACTAAACGTTGTACAAGTAGAATCTGAGCAGGGCGGAGTAGAAACTATTAATCCAAACAGTTTTAGCACAACACGTGACCATGGGGGAAAATACGTATATATTACTACGAAGGAAATGGGATATGGTCAAAATCCATTTGCGAAAATGAATGGTTTTAATGTGAAAAGTATTGGATCCACTATAATTGGCGGAAAACCAATTGTTGGTTGGTATTATAAGTGGGATGCCTCAGGACATCAGCAGGGAACATTTGAATATCAAAAAACATCTATTAACGCTCCATTTAATACAATGCGAACATCAATCTATATCAAATAA
- a CDS encoding rhodanese-like domain-containing protein has translation MLLKYFYDEKLAHASYLVGCQKEGVAIVIDPGRYIEQYIEFAKKEGMEVIAVAETHIHADFLSGSRELSTLYHANIYVSDEGDCDWKYQYLNEGRYNLVREGTEFKVGHIKFNVIHTPGHTPESISFLVTDTSQNNYTNDKPIGIFTGDFIFVGDIGRPDLLETAVGMKDTAKIGAKQLFDSIQKIKTLPDYLQIWPSHGAGSACGKALGAIPTSTLGYEKMFNWAFQCNEESDFVSTLLTGQPEPPSYFSLMKNLNKYGPPIRKKKEVFAIKTVEELQEVMRSVQQIVDIREVESFASGHIEKSINIPYNNSFTTWCGWLLDYKTETLIILDEEKVRVEEVIRDFESIGLDNIIAFAPLQVIQRLDRFESYKEKTSIELYPHIKDGSVKIIDVRSKKEWEDGHLQDAIHIPLGNLFKQLDCIPKDCPLVLHCRTGLRSAIAASILQRAGIKEVVNLKGGFLAWKKEELPYTTCSLNV, from the coding sequence ATGCTTTTAAAATATTTTTATGATGAAAAATTAGCACATGCTTCCTATTTAGTCGGTTGTCAAAAGGAAGGTGTAGCAATTGTAATTGATCCGGGTCGCTATATAGAACAATATATAGAATTTGCTAAGAAAGAGGGGATGGAAGTAATTGCTGTGGCTGAAACTCACATTCATGCAGATTTTCTTTCTGGGTCTAGAGAACTTTCTACTCTTTATCATGCCAATATATATGTATCTGATGAAGGTGATTGTGATTGGAAATATCAATATCTTAACGAAGGTCGATATAATTTGGTTAGAGAGGGGACAGAGTTTAAAGTAGGTCATATAAAATTTAATGTAATTCACACACCAGGGCATACACCTGAAAGTATTTCTTTTTTAGTAACTGATACAAGTCAAAATAACTATACGAATGATAAGCCAATAGGAATATTCACAGGTGATTTTATATTTGTTGGAGATATAGGAAGACCCGATTTATTAGAAACTGCTGTAGGTATGAAAGATACCGCAAAAATAGGGGCGAAACAATTATTTGATTCTATACAAAAAATAAAAACACTCCCTGATTATTTGCAAATATGGCCATCACATGGTGCAGGAAGCGCATGTGGAAAAGCATTAGGAGCAATTCCGACTTCTACCTTAGGTTATGAAAAGATGTTCAATTGGGCATTTCAGTGTAATGAAGAAAGTGATTTTGTATCGACTTTATTGACGGGGCAGCCAGAGCCTCCAAGTTATTTTTCTTTAATGAAGAATTTAAATAAGTATGGTCCTCCAATTCGTAAGAAAAAAGAAGTTTTTGCTATTAAAACAGTAGAAGAACTTCAAGAAGTTATGAGGAGTGTTCAGCAAATAGTTGATATAAGAGAGGTAGAGAGTTTTGCTTCTGGTCACATCGAGAAATCAATTAACATACCGTATAACAATTCCTTCACAACCTGGTGTGGATGGTTACTAGATTATAAAACAGAAACTTTAATCATTCTAGATGAGGAAAAGGTTAGAGTGGAGGAGGTTATTAGAGACTTTGAATCTATTGGGCTAGATAATATTATTGCTTTTGCACCCTTACAAGTAATACAAAGACTTGATAGATTTGAAAGTTACAAAGAAAAAACATCGATTGAATTATATCCGCATATAAAGGATGGTAGCGTTAAGATTATCGATGTACGTAGTAAAAAAGAGTGGGAGGACGGTCATCTTCAAGATGCAATACATATCCCCCTAGGAAATTTATTTAAGCAGCTAGATTGCATACCAAAAGATTGCCCATTAGTTTTACATTGTCGAACCGGATTGCGTTCCGCTATAGCAGCTAGTATTTTACAAAGAGCTGGTATAAAGGAAGTGGTGAATCTAAAGGGAGGATTTCTTGCATGGAAAAAAGAAGAGCTTCCTTATACAACTTGTAGTCTCAATGTGTAG